In the genome of Actinobacillus lignieresii, the window AACATACCGCTCATTGCCGCTTTGATTTCGTTGAGCAATTCGTAGATGATTGAGTAGTAACGTAAGTCGATGTTTTCCGCTTCGATAACACGACGAGCAGAAGCGTCCGCACGTACGTTGAAACCGACTATAATCGCATTTGAAGCTGCCGCTAATGTTGCATCCGTTTCGGTAATACCGCCGACACCGGAACCCACTACTTTCACTTTTACTTCGTCGGTTGAAAGTTCCGCTAATGATTGACAGATTGCTTCTACCGAACCTTGTACGTCCGCTTTTACAATTACGTTTAATTCTGCAACGTCACCTGCCGTCATATTGCTAAACATATTTTCAAGTTTCGCTTTTTGCTGACGAGCAAGTTTCACTTCACGGAATTTACCTTGACGGAATAACGCTACTTCACGTGCTTTTTTCTCGTCACGTACAACCGTTGCTTCGTCACCGGCAGCCGGTACGCCGGAAAGGCCTAAAACCTCAACCGGGATAGACGGACCTGCAGAATCCACTTCTTTACCGTTTTCATCACGCATCGCACGTACACGACCGTATTCAAAGCCGCAAAGTACGATATCGCCTTTGTTTAATGTACCGGATTGAACAAGAATGGTTGCCACCGGACCACGACCTTTATCTAGGTAAGATTCGATTACCACGCCGCTTGCCATACCTTCTTTAACCGCCGTTAGTTCCAATACTTCCGATTGAAGTAAAATCGCTTCCAACAAGTCATCGATACCTAAACCTTTTTTCGCTGAAACCGGTACGAATTGCACATCGCCACCGAATTTTTCCGAAACCACTTCGTGTTGAAGCAATTCTTGTTCTACACGATCAGGATTCGCTTCCGGTTTATCAATTTTGTTTACCGCAACCACAATCGGCGCACCAGCCGCACGTGCGTGCTGAATCGCTTCGATTGTTTGAGGCATTACACCGTCATCCGCCGCTACGACAAGTACCACGATATCCGTTGCTTTCGCGCCGCGAGCACGCATAGAGGTAAACGCCGCATGTCCCGGAGTATCTAAGAAGGTAATCATCTTGCCGTCTTCGGTTTCAACGTGATAAGCACCGATATGCTGCGTAATACCGCCCGCTTCGCCGGCAGCGACTTTCGCTTTACGGATATAGTCAAGTAATGAGGTTTTACCGTGGTCAACGTGACCCATGATGGTAACAACCGGCGCACGTGTTACTTTTTCCGCATCCACGTCACGATCTTCCATTACCGCATCTTCAAGTTCGTTCTCGTTACGTAAAATTACTTTATGACCCATTTCTTCCGCAACAAGTTGAGCGGTTTCTTGGTCGATAACTTGGTTAATCGTAACCATTTCACCCATTTTCATCATAGTTTTGATGATTTCGGTTGCTTTTACCGCCATTTTATTCGCAAGTTCCGCAACAGTGATGGTTTCGCCGATAACGACATCCGCTTTGTTCACTTGAACCGGTTTAGTGAAAGCTTGTTGTAATGCCGAACCTTTTTTCGCATTTTTACCTTTACCTTTCACATCTTTTTGGTTGCGACGGTCTGCGTTACGTTCGTTTTTATCTTCACGATCGCCTTTTTTCGCTTTATTTACACCGCCTTTACCACGTCCGCGGTTTGCTTCGCTACGACGGTCGTTATCGCGATCCGCTTCACGCGCATAAGAAGATGTGAAACGATCATCTTCAAATTCTTCGCCGTTTTCAGCCGCTTCTTCACGAGCGATTTCCGCTAAACGACGGGCATTTTCCGCCGCACGTTTTGCTTCCATTTCCGCTTTTTGGCGCGCTAATTCTTCTTGTTTACGACGAAGTTCAGCTTCTTCTTTTTTCTTCGCTTCTTTTTCCGGATCAAGCGCTTTTTCTTGTTTAGGTTGTTCCGCTTTCGGTGCGGCTGCTTTCGGTTTGCTGTTCGGCATTACCGGTACGGCAGGTGCGGATTTTTTGGTCGCTTCTACTTTTGCTTCTTCCGCTTTTTTAGCCGCTTCTGCTTCCGCCTTCGCTTGCTCTGCCGCTTTTTCCGCTTGAGCTTTTGCTTCCGCTTCTTGTTTCGCTTTTAACGTCGCTTCTTCCTGCGCTTTTTTAACCGCTGCCGTATCAATTTTACGTGACTTACGTACTTCAACTTGAACTTTACCGTCCGCGACAGTAGTTTTAGTACGACGTTGTAAGCTCAATTTTTTAGGCGCTTCGTTTTTAATTTCGTTATCACTCATTGTTTTATCTCCTCACAACGATTAGCTAAACCAGCAAATTTGACGTGCAGCCATAATTAATTCGCTTGCTTTATCCGCTGATAATTCTTCAATATCCGAAAGGTCGTCAGTTGCTTGTTCCGCCAGTTCTTCAAGCGTTGTGATGCCTTTTTCAGCCAGTTTAAATGCAATATGGCGATCTAAACCTTCTAAATTTAATAAACGATCTTCAATATGCGCTTGTTTTAACGCTTCTTCTTCCGCTAACGCTTTTGCGGTAATTGCGTTTTTCGCACGAGTTTGTAATTCTTCCGCTAGATTTTCATCTTCGATACCGTCAATTGCGGTTAATTCGCTTACCGGAATGAATGCGATTTCTTCTAAGCTAGAGAAGCCTTCATCCACTAATAATTGAGCGAATTCATCGTCGATTTCTAACGCAGAAACAAATAAACTAATAACTTTGTTATCTTCCGCTTGATGTTTCTTATCTAAATCTTCGGTAGTCATTACATTTAACGTCCAGCCGGTTAATTGTGTCGCTAAGCGTACGTTTTGACCGTTACGACCGATTGCTTGGGCTAAATTTTTACCTTCAACCGCAATATCCATCGCATGTTTATCTTCATCCACGACAATCGCGCTAACTTCCGCCGGTGCCATTGCATTAATGACAAATTGCGCCGGATTATCGTCCCAAAGTACGATATCCACACGCTCTCCGCCCAATTCGTTACTAATTGCTTGCACACGTGCGCCGCGCATACCGACACAAGCACCTACCGGGTCGATACGTTTATCGTGTGATTTCACTGCGATTTTCGCACGAGAACCCGGATCACGAGATGCGCCTTTAATTTCAATCACATCTTCACCGATTTCCGGTACTTCAAGTTTAAATAACTCTTCCAACATGACCGGTTTTGCACGTGTTACGAAAAGTTGCGGGCCTTTTGATTCCGGTTTGATCGCATATAATACGCCGCGTACACGGTCGCCTGGACGGAAGTTTTCACGCGGAAGCATATCTTCACGCACGATTACCGCTTCCGCTTGATTACCTAAATCCAAGATAATTTGCTCGCGGTTTACTTTTTTAACGGTTGCAGTAATGATGGTATTTAATTGTGAACGGAATTGTTCAATCACTTTATTACGTTCCGCTTCACGAATTTTTGTACTGATCACTTGGCGTGCGGTTTGCATCGTAATACGGTCGAACGGAATCGAATCCACTTCGTCTTCAACGATATCGCCTAATTGCACGCTAGGATTTTCGTATTGCGCCGCTTCTAAGCTGATCTCACGTGTCATGTTATGTACTTGTTCAACCACAATCCAGCGGCGGAAAGTTTGGAAATCACCGGTTTTACGGTCGATAACCACACGCACATCAATATCCATCTCTTTTTTCTTTTTAGTCGAAATGGCTAATGCCGTTTCAAGCGCTTCAAAGATAGCTTCTTTTGGCAGTAACTTCTCGTTAGATACCGCTTCTGCGGCTAATAAAATTTCTTTACTCATTTTTGGGATTAACCTTCTAGAAATTAAAAACTGGAACTAAGTTTGCTTTTTGAATATTACCGAATGCAAATTGACGAGCTTCGTTATCTACAGTAAGTGTAATTAAATCGCCTTCCACACTCTCTAATTTGCCTTGCCATTTACGACGGTCAAACATGGGAATACGTAAATGAATTACAATCTCTTGCCCGATAAAACGTTGGTAATGAGCAAGGGTAAATAGTGGGCGATCTAAACCCGGTGATGAAACCTCTAAGTTGTATTTATCCGCAATCGGATCTTCAACATCCAGAATTGCGCTCACTTGACGGCTCACATCACTACAATCATCAATCGTTACACCGCCTTCTTTATCAATATATAAGCGTACGGTTAAAAAACGTCCTGCTCGCTGACACTCGATACCGACTAATTCGCAGCCCATTGATTCAATGGTATCGGAAACGAGTTCTTCTAATTTTTGTTCTAAAGTTGCCAAGGAAGCCTCCTAAATGACAGATATAAAAAAAGAGCCTTAACCAGCTCTTTTGATACGATTATGATGTACCGGCCACAAAAAAACCCCAGACGGAAAACCGTGGGGCTTTAAGCGGTTTGTTTTATACCATATTTTGTACGTTTATGTTCGTTATCGAAAATCAGTACAGACTATATAAAACAAAACTCACAGTTTTAACCAAAACTATGAGCCTTAAAACTGGTTGCGGGGGCCGGATTTGAACCAACGACCTTCGGGTTATGAGCCCGACGAGCTACCAAGCTGCTCCACCCCGCGTCTGATGTGGCTTATTATAGAGATTTCTAAAACCAATACAAGCACTTTTTGCGAATTTATTTTCGTTTGGTGAACAAAGCAACAAATTACTGCCCAACCCAAATCAAAAAATCGCTCACGGTGTGGAATGAGCCGAAAATCAGGATAATGTCGGTTTTACTCGCTTTGGCGAATAATGATTCAGCCGCTTCGGGAACGGTTCGGTAATAACAAGCGGTCGAATCTGGCAAAACGTTTGCAAGTTTTTGATAGACCGCTTCACCTGACTGTCCTCGATATCCGGCTAAACCGGCGCAATGCCATTCGTCAATGATATTGGCTAACGGCGTTACGATTCCGCTTAAATCCTTATCGACTAATGCACTAAATACCGCATAAATCTTTTGGTTCGCCTGTTTTAGTGACGTTAGTCGCTCTGCCAAATATTTTGCCGCATGCGGATTGTGTCCGACATCAATGATCACTTGAGCAAGCGGTCGCTTTCCGGAAAAGTTTGCAAAATCTTGTTCGGTTAACGTTTGGAAACGTGCGGTCATTTGTGCTTCTTGCAATGCGGCTCTAACCACTTGTTCATTTATTTCGAACGGAAGCTGAGCCAAAGCGGCTAAAGCGGTACCGGCATTCGGAATAGGAATTTGCGGCATCGGTAAATCTTGCCAATCAATAAATTCCGATTGCCAGTGGAAGCGGTTAATTTCTACGGAATACTTCCAATTCACATTACGTCTTATTACTTGGCAATTAAGGGCTTTCGCTTGTTGTAAAATACTTCTCGGGCAATCCGGTTCACCGATAATCACCGGTATATTTTCACGGAAAATGCCCGCTTTCTCTCGCCCGATGTCTTCTCTGTTATCACCAAGAAAATCCACATGATCGATATCGATTGAAGTAATTATCGCTAAATGCGGATCAACAATATTGGTTGCGTCTAAACGTCCGCCAAGTCCAACTTCTAAAATGACGATATCCAAATTTGCTTCTTTAAAAAGTTGCAACGCCGAAAGCGTACTAAACTCAAAATAGGTTAAAGAAGCGGTCTTTTTTTGTTGGATTTTTGCAAATGATTGCACGTGCGCTTCGTCATTGAGTAAGTCGCCTTGAATTCTTACCCGTTCGTTATAACGAATTAGATGAGGCGATGAATAGACGCCGACTCGATAACCGGCTTTTAGCAAAGCTACTTCTAATAAACGGCAAGTTGAACCCTTGCCGTTAGTACCGGCAACGGTGATAACATAAGGCGCCGGTTGAAGTAAGTCTAATTCTTGTGCTACGCCTTTAATGCGTTCTAAGCCCATATCAATCGGCTTAAAATGTGATTTTTCTAAGTAATCCAACCATATGGCGAGGTTATCATTAATAGTCGGAACAGTTAAAGTATTCATCATATCTTTCTTAAAAAGAAAGCCACGTATCACGTGGCTTAAGTTATACTTAAAGAAAATTAGGCTTCTTCAACAATTAATTCTGCCGTTTTAAAAGGCGTTGGCTTATTGGTCATTTTCGCACATAAACGAGCAAGCGTATCACGCATATCTTTACGTTGCACAATCATATCAATCGCACCGTGTTCTAATAAGAACTCTGCACGTTGGAAACCTTCCGGTAGTTTTTCGCGTACGGTTTGTTCGATAACACGCGGGCCGGCAAAACCGATTAACGCTTTAGGCTCCGCAATATTAATATCGCCTAACATCGCTAAACTTGCCGAAACGCCACCTAATGTCGGGTCGGTTAATACGGAAATAAACGGTACGCCTTTTTCACGCATTTTCGCTAAGATCGCACTGGTTTTCGCCATTTGCATTAAAGAGAACAATGCTTCTTGCATACGAGCACCGCCAGATGCCGAGAAACAGATAAACGGAATATTGTCCGCTAAAGCTCGCTCAGCCGCACGCACGAATTTCGCACCGACAACCGAGCCCATTGAGCCGCCCATAAATTCAAAGTTAAATGATGCAACCACAACCGGCATATTATGTAACGTACCGTACATGGTAATAAAAGAGTCTTTCTCACCGGTTTGTTTTTGCGCTGCGGTTAAACGATCTTTATATTTTTTTAAATCTTTAAATTTTAAGACGTCTTGCGGTTCTAATTCCGCCGCAATCTCTTGTGCGCTATCTTGGTCTAATAACGATAATAAACGAGTACGTGCATCAAAACGCATATGGTGATTACATTTCGGGCAAACGTGCATATTACGTTTAAGTTCTTCGCTGTATAGCACCTGTTCACAGCTGGTACATTTTGTCCAAACGCCTTCCGGCACTTTAGATTTGCTACTGCTTGACGATGAAGAGGTTCTACCTAAAATTCTTTCAATCCAGCTCATTTTTTAACCTTATTCTTTTGACAAAAAATTATTGTTATTAAAGCATAAATTCAGCCTTTTGAATATGCTTTAGTCGTACAATCTGCTCTGATCAGCCGAAATATCAGCTATATGTGTAAGTACGATAAATAAATGCAGCGATGAGAATACATAACATCACTAAAATTTGTATTAATCGTTTCTTTGTTAATTTTTCAGCCGCCATATTTCCACATTAGAAAACTTGTTCATTTTGATTATTTTAACAATTTTCTGTAGAAAGTGTGAATTTTTAGTTGAATCTCATCACTAACCTGCCAAAATAAGCGAAATATTATATAAATTAACCGGAAAAGTTTATGGCTACTATCAATCAATTTCTTGAAGTCGTTGCAAAATTACGTGATCCCGAAACGGGCTGTCCGTGGGATATAAAACAAAATTTCGATTCTATGCTCCCCTGCTTATTAGAAGAAACTTACGAAGTCGCAGAAGCCATTCATACTAAAGATAGAGCCTCTTTGCGCGAAGAATTAGGCGACTTATTATTACAAGTCGTATTTCTTAGTCAATTGGCAAAAGAAGAAGGAACTTTTACTTTTGACGACGTACTAAATGACATTCATCAAAAATTAATTTACAGACATCCTCATGTATTCGGCGATAAAACCGCCTCAAACAGTGAAGAAGCTTTAAAAAACTGGGAAGAACAAAAAGCTGCCGAAACTAAACGCCGACAACAGGAGTCCGTTTTAGATGATGTTCCTTTCGCTTTACCGGCATTAACTCGAGCAAATAAACTGCAAAAACGTTGCGCTAAAGTCGGGTTTGATTGGGATAATCCGCACGCCGTATTGGCTAAAGTCGAAGAAGAATTGCAGGAGGTCAAAGATGAAATGGCGCAATACCCTCAAAGTGCAAGTAAATTGGAAGAAGAACTGGGAGATTTCCTATTTGCCGCCGTTAATCTTTGCCGCCATTATAAAATTGATGCCGAAACAAGTTTACGGAATGCGAACGTTAAATTCGAAAACCGTTTTAGAAAAGTGGAAAACGCAGTGAAAGCGCAAGGGAAATCCGTACAAGAATGCTCTCTGCACGAACTTGATTTTATTTGGGATCAAATAAAATCACTATAATGAATTGACAAACCTTGATAAAGTTGTAAATTATCATAACTATGTCAATTAGTTACAGTAATAAACATAATTAAATAAAAATAGGAATTATTTATGCCTAGAATTTTACTCGTTGATGACGATATTGAACTGACGGAACTGTTAGCCGAATTACTTTCGCTGGAAGGTTTCGAGATTCATTGTGTGCATAACGGCCAAGATGCACTTACGGAATTAGAATTACAAAGTTATGATCTTATCCTTTTAGATGTGATGATGCCGGTATTAAACGGTATTGAAACCTTAAAACAATTACGTCAAAAACACTCTACGCCGGTATTGATGTTAAGCGCCAGAGACGATGAAATTGATCGCGTCCTCGGTTTAGAATTAGGCGCAGGCGATTATTTACCTAAACCTTTTAACGATCGCGAACTAGTTGCTCGTATTAAAGCGATTTTACGTCGTACGACGTCCAATATTTTATCAAATCCCGATGTCATTACTTATTCCAACCAGTCTCCGGAAGAAAATAGCAAACAACTTTCATTCGGCGGTGTCGAATTGCATCCGGGTCGCCAACAAGCAATTTTTGAAGGTCGAGATTTAGATCTGACCGGTACGGAATTTGCATTACTCCAAATGTTAATGCGCAATCCGGGGCAAATTCTTTCCCGTGAATGATTAAGTTTAGAAATTTTAGGCAAACGCCTTACTCCTTATGATCGTGCTATCGATATGCATATTTCTAATCTTCGTAAAAAATTACCGGAACGAAACGATAACTTGCCTTGGTTTAAAACATTACGCGGTCGAGGTTATTTACTCGTTACTGAAAAATAAATCCTTTTTTTGAAATCCCTCGCTTATCGAGGGATTTTCTTTTTAAATTAAGTGTAAAAATTCATGTCTAAATATATTGCTTATATCTTAAGTAAGATTAAATCGGTGAGAAATTATCTTGCTTACCAACTTTTTGCTTATTTCGGATTAACTTTCGCTATCTTACTTGCTATTACACTGGCCATCCCTAATTTTGATGCCCGTTCATTCTTACCGATTGAAACGGATGAACGAGATTTTTTCCAGCAAGAAAGTCATAGTACGGAAATGCAATATAATTTAGACGAAATTTTTGAGCGTAAACTTTCCGTAGCGACGACAAACGGCTTTGACGTTATCCTATTAGACTGGAAAACGGGTGTTTTTGTCGGTGTTGATCCGCATACGATAAAATCGTTCCAAGTATTTTTATACCGAGCGGATAGTCCGGCAGAACCGTTACAACGTCGCTTCGGTAATTTAGAAATATACGGTCCGTTTTTAGTAAAATCCAATAAAAGGGAATATTTCCAATATTTCGCCCAGTCCGTTGATCCTCAAGAAGAACTGTTCAATCAAATTTTTGATTCGCCGTGGCTGATGTTATTGATTGTACTGGGGGTAAGTATTCCTATTCTATTATGGCTGTCATGGAAAATCTCTCGTCCGGTAAAAGCGCTTCGTCTGTCGGCCAATGCGGTGGCTACCGGTAACTTTGCTATAAACCCCGCTTTAGAAACGGAAGGCATTAACGAGTTACGTGAAGTGGGGAAAAGTTTTAACCAAATGATCACTTCATTA includes:
- the infB gene encoding translation initiation factor IF-2 is translated as MSDNEIKNEAPKKLSLQRRTKTTVADGKVQVEVRKSRKIDTAAVKKAQEEATLKAKQEAEAKAQAEKAAEQAKAEAEAAKKAEEAKVEATKKSAPAVPVMPNSKPKAAAPKAEQPKQEKALDPEKEAKKKEEAELRRKQEELARQKAEMEAKRAAENARRLAEIAREEAAENGEEFEDDRFTSSYAREADRDNDRRSEANRGRGKGGVNKAKKGDREDKNERNADRRNQKDVKGKGKNAKKGSALQQAFTKPVQVNKADVVIGETITVAELANKMAVKATEIIKTMMKMGEMVTINQVIDQETAQLVAEEMGHKVILRNENELEDAVMEDRDVDAEKVTRAPVVTIMGHVDHGKTSLLDYIRKAKVAAGEAGGITQHIGAYHVETEDGKMITFLDTPGHAAFTSMRARGAKATDIVVLVVAADDGVMPQTIEAIQHARAAGAPIVVAVNKIDKPEANPDRVEQELLQHEVVSEKFGGDVQFVPVSAKKGLGIDDLLEAILLQSEVLELTAVKEGMASGVVIESYLDKGRGPVATILVQSGTLNKGDIVLCGFEYGRVRAMRDENGKEVDSAGPSIPVEVLGLSGVPAAGDEATVVRDEKKAREVALFRQGKFREVKLARQQKAKLENMFSNMTAGDVAELNVIVKADVQGSVEAICQSLAELSTDEVKVKVVGSGVGGITETDATLAAASNAIIVGFNVRADASARRVIEAENIDLRYYSIIYELLNEIKAAMSGMLQPEFKQEIIGLAEVRDVFRHPKFGAIAGCMVTEGVVKRNNPIRVLRDNVVIFEGELESLRRFKDDVSEVRNGMECGIGVKNYNDVKVGDQIEVFEVVEVKRSI
- the nusA gene encoding transcription termination factor NusA, producing the protein MSKEILLAAEAVSNEKLLPKEAIFEALETALAISTKKKKEMDIDVRVVIDRKTGDFQTFRRWIVVEQVHNMTREISLEAAQYENPSVQLGDIVEDEVDSIPFDRITMQTARQVISTKIREAERNKVIEQFRSQLNTIITATVKKVNREQIILDLGNQAEAVIVREDMLPRENFRPGDRVRGVLYAIKPESKGPQLFVTRAKPVMLEELFKLEVPEIGEDVIEIKGASRDPGSRAKIAVKSHDKRIDPVGACVGMRGARVQAISNELGGERVDIVLWDDNPAQFVINAMAPAEVSAIVVDEDKHAMDIAVEGKNLAQAIGRNGQNVRLATQLTGWTLNVMTTEDLDKKHQAEDNKVISLFVSALEIDDEFAQLLVDEGFSSLEEIAFIPVSELTAIDGIEDENLAEELQTRAKNAITAKALAEEEALKQAHIEDRLLNLEGLDRHIAFKLAEKGITTLEELAEQATDDLSDIEELSADKASELIMAARQICWFS
- the rimP gene encoding ribosome maturation factor RimP, whose protein sequence is MATLEQKLEELVSDTIESMGCELVGIECQRAGRFLTVRLYIDKEGGVTIDDCSDVSRQVSAILDVEDPIADKYNLEVSSPGLDRPLFTLAHYQRFIGQEIVIHLRIPMFDRRKWQGKLESVEGDLITLTVDNEARQFAFGNIQKANLVPVFNF
- the folC gene encoding bifunctional tetrahydrofolate synthase/dihydrofolate synthase: MMNTLTVPTINDNLAIWLDYLEKSHFKPIDMGLERIKGVAQELDLLQPAPYVITVAGTNGKGSTCRLLEVALLKAGYRVGVYSSPHLIRYNERVRIQGDLLNDEAHVQSFAKIQQKKTASLTYFEFSTLSALQLFKEANLDIVILEVGLGGRLDATNIVDPHLAIITSIDIDHVDFLGDNREDIGREKAGIFRENIPVIIGEPDCPRSILQQAKALNCQVIRRNVNWKYSVEINRFHWQSEFIDWQDLPMPQIPIPNAGTALAALAQLPFEINEQVVRAALQEAQMTARFQTLTEQDFANFSGKRPLAQVIIDVGHNPHAAKYLAERLTSLKQANQKIYAVFSALVDKDLSGIVTPLANIIDEWHCAGLAGYRGQSGEAVYQKLANVLPDSTACYYRTVPEAAESLFAKASKTDIILIFGSFHTVSDFLIWVGQ
- the accD gene encoding acetyl-CoA carboxylase, carboxyltransferase subunit beta — its product is MSWIERILGRTSSSSSSSKSKVPEGVWTKCTSCEQVLYSEELKRNMHVCPKCNHHMRFDARTRLLSLLDQDSAQEIAAELEPQDVLKFKDLKKYKDRLTAAQKQTGEKDSFITMYGTLHNMPVVVASFNFEFMGGSMGSVVGAKFVRAAERALADNIPFICFSASGGARMQEALFSLMQMAKTSAILAKMREKGVPFISVLTDPTLGGVSASLAMLGDINIAEPKALIGFAGPRVIEQTVREKLPEGFQRAEFLLEHGAIDMIVQRKDMRDTLARLCAKMTNKPTPFKTAELIVEEA
- the mazG gene encoding nucleoside triphosphate pyrophosphohydrolase; this translates as MATINQFLEVVAKLRDPETGCPWDIKQNFDSMLPCLLEETYEVAEAIHTKDRASLREELGDLLLQVVFLSQLAKEEGTFTFDDVLNDIHQKLIYRHPHVFGDKTASNSEEALKNWEEQKAAETKRRQQESVLDDVPFALPALTRANKLQKRCAKVGFDWDNPHAVLAKVEEELQEVKDEMAQYPQSASKLEEELGDFLFAAVNLCRHYKIDAETSLRNANVKFENRFRKVENAVKAQGKSVQECSLHELDFIWDQIKSL
- the cpxA gene encoding envelope stress sensor histidine kinase CpxA: MSKYIAYILSKIKSVRNYLAYQLFAYFGLTFAILLAITLAIPNFDARSFLPIETDERDFFQQESHSTEMQYNLDEIFERKLSVATTNGFDVILLDWKTGVFVGVDPHTIKSFQVFLYRADSPAEPLQRRFGNLEIYGPFLVKSNKREYFQYFAQSVDPQEELFNQIFDSPWLMLLIVLGVSIPILLWLSWKISRPVKALRLSANAVATGNFAINPALETEGINELREVGKSFNQMITSLQDLTLHQQRLISDISHELKTPLARLHLATALIRRRNGESPELTRIENQIQKLDTMVHDLLVLSRQQVNQHLTREIFSINKIWDDLLEDAKFDAEQNHLDLFISQRITHPENFFINGNQNILASAMENVIRNAQKYAKKSIKVLTYIDNTDLIIAIDDDGKGIPETEYQQIFRPFYRVDEARDRQTGGTGLGLAIVANAVQQHKGSVQAMKSPLGGLRIEIKLPLWIE